One window from the genome of Amycolatopsis sp. NBC_01480 encodes:
- a CDS encoding manganese efflux pump MntP, whose translation MNLEFLPLVALAFGLSLDNFRSSIAIGTIPFGWRRAVQVALVFGVWDALGPLVGGFVGRYLGEVIGDWSEYIGVAALGLYGLYFIVSAIRNPEPETEDLDHPWATLFGMPLSLSVDNFIAGAGLGVAGFSLLVPMFTFGAMTVVMSLAGLFVGRMAAKVVRIRSDLFAGIALVGAAILLPLAFD comes from the coding sequence GTGAATCTCGAATTTCTTCCGCTGGTGGCGCTGGCGTTCGGTCTCAGCCTCGACAATTTCCGCTCGTCGATCGCGATCGGCACCATTCCCTTCGGCTGGCGGCGCGCGGTGCAGGTCGCCCTGGTGTTCGGGGTGTGGGACGCGCTGGGCCCGCTGGTGGGCGGGTTCGTCGGCCGCTACCTCGGCGAGGTCATCGGCGACTGGTCCGAATACATCGGCGTGGCCGCGCTGGGGTTGTACGGCCTGTACTTCATCGTCTCGGCGATCCGGAATCCCGAGCCGGAGACCGAAGACCTGGACCATCCGTGGGCGACGCTCTTCGGCATGCCGCTTTCGCTGAGCGTGGACAACTTCATCGCCGGCGCCGGACTGGGGGTCGCCGGTTTCTCTTTGCTGGTCCCGATGTTCACGTTCGGCGCGATGACCGTGGTCATGTCGCTGGCCGGGCTGTTCGTCGGGCGGATGGCGGCCAAGGTCGTCCGGATCCGGTCGGACCTGTTCGCCGGCATCGCGCTCGTCGGGGCGGCGATCCTGCTGCCGCTCGCCTTCGACTGA
- the katG gene encoding catalase/peroxidase HPI codes for MPENPDTHVYRTYDKVLAGSKAAGRRNPPVAGGKSDDWWPSRVDVRVLHRNQPAGDPLGPDFDYAEEFATLDLDELAREVDEVLTTSQDWWPADFGHYGPLVLRMAWHAAGTYRVSDGRGGAGAGMQRFAPLNSWPDNRNLDKARRLLWPVKRKHGRKISWADLMVFAGNRALESMGFKTFGFGGGRADVWEPDETYWGPERKWLADERHYGLHELQQPLAASEMGLIYVDPQGPATNPDPVLAGRDMRQTFRRMGLTDEETVALIGGGHTFGKTHGPADPNVTGGREPEGAPLTAQGLGWLGGYGTGTGPDAVTSGLEGMWTRTPVTWDHTFFETLFQYKWDVELSPAGLWQWIPADGQGEGTVPDPFDPAVKHHPVMLTTDLSLQQDRFYEPISRRFLEHPDQFEDAFARAWFKLTHIDMGPIGRYLGPLVPAERMIWQDPVPEVDHELVDAGEIAALKREILGSGLTVAQLVSTAWASASTYRDSDKRGGANGARIRLEPQRGWAVNEPAQLDAVLPVLEGIQERYGASRNGGKRISLADVIVLGGCAAVEQAAAAGGHPVEVPFRPGRTDATQEWTDVEWFGALEPAADGFRNYLGDGFRLPPEHLLIDRADLLTLSAPELTVLIGGLRVLGANHRGSPAGVLTAAPGSLTNDFFTALLDMGTEWLPRAGGNVWTAGYEGRDRRTGELKWTASRVDLLFGANSELRAIAEVYASEDAGGKFVRDFVSAWVKVMELDRFDLR; via the coding sequence ATGCCCGAGAATCCCGACACTCACGTCTACCGCACCTACGACAAGGTCCTGGCCGGGTCGAAGGCGGCCGGGCGGCGGAATCCTCCGGTGGCGGGCGGGAAATCCGACGACTGGTGGCCGAGCCGGGTCGATGTCCGGGTGCTGCACCGGAATCAGCCCGCGGGCGATCCGCTGGGCCCGGATTTCGACTACGCCGAGGAATTCGCGACCCTCGATCTCGACGAGCTCGCGCGCGAGGTCGACGAGGTGCTCACGACCTCACAGGACTGGTGGCCGGCCGACTTCGGCCATTACGGACCGCTGGTGCTGCGCATGGCCTGGCACGCCGCGGGAACCTACCGCGTCAGCGACGGCCGAGGCGGTGCCGGTGCCGGCATGCAGCGCTTCGCTCCGCTGAACAGCTGGCCGGACAACCGGAACCTGGACAAGGCCCGCCGGCTGCTTTGGCCGGTGAAGCGCAAGCACGGCCGCAAGATCTCCTGGGCGGACCTGATGGTCTTCGCGGGCAACCGCGCGCTGGAGTCCATGGGCTTCAAGACTTTCGGGTTCGGCGGCGGCCGGGCGGACGTGTGGGAGCCCGACGAGACGTACTGGGGCCCGGAACGCAAGTGGCTGGCCGACGAACGGCACTACGGCCTGCACGAGCTCCAGCAGCCGTTGGCGGCCTCCGAAATGGGGCTGATCTACGTCGATCCGCAGGGCCCGGCCACCAATCCCGACCCGGTGCTCGCGGGCCGCGACATGCGCCAGACCTTCCGCCGGATGGGCCTGACCGACGAGGAGACCGTGGCGCTCATCGGCGGCGGGCACACCTTCGGCAAGACGCACGGCCCGGCGGACCCGAACGTGACCGGCGGCCGCGAACCCGAGGGGGCGCCGTTGACGGCGCAGGGGCTGGGCTGGCTCGGCGGGTACGGCACGGGCACGGGCCCGGACGCGGTGACCAGCGGGCTGGAAGGGATGTGGACCCGCACACCGGTCACCTGGGACCACACCTTCTTCGAGACCCTGTTCCAGTACAAGTGGGACGTCGAGCTCAGCCCGGCGGGCCTGTGGCAGTGGATTCCGGCCGACGGGCAGGGCGAAGGCACAGTGCCGGACCCGTTCGACCCTGCCGTGAAGCACCACCCGGTCATGCTCACCACCGACCTTTCGCTGCAGCAGGACCGGTTCTACGAACCGATCTCACGGCGGTTCCTGGAGCACCCGGACCAGTTCGAGGACGCGTTCGCGCGGGCCTGGTTCAAGCTGACGCACATCGACATGGGCCCGATCGGGCGCTACCTGGGCCCTCTCGTCCCCGCGGAACGGATGATCTGGCAGGACCCGGTGCCGGAGGTGGACCACGAACTGGTGGACGCCGGCGAAATCGCTGCCCTCAAACGCGAAATCCTCGGCTCGGGCCTGACCGTCGCGCAGCTCGTCTCGACGGCGTGGGCGTCCGCTTCGACCTATCGCGACAGCGACAAACGCGGCGGGGCCAACGGGGCGCGGATCCGGCTCGAGCCGCAGCGTGGCTGGGCGGTCAACGAACCCGCGCAGCTGGACGCGGTTCTTCCTGTGCTGGAAGGGATTCAGGAGCGATACGGCGCATCCCGCAACGGCGGCAAGCGAATCTCATTGGCGGACGTGATCGTGCTCGGCGGGTGTGCCGCGGTGGAACAAGCGGCCGCCGCGGGCGGGCATCCGGTCGAGGTCCCGTTCCGGCCCGGGCGCACGGACGCGACCCAGGAATGGACCGACGTCGAGTGGTTCGGTGCGCTCGAGCCCGCCGCTGACGGCTTCCGGAACTACCTGGGCGACGGTTTCCGGCTGCCGCCCGAGCATTTGCTGATCGACCGGGCGGACCTGCTCACGTTGTCCGCGCCGGAGCTGACCGTGCTGATCGGCGGCCTGCGAGTGCTCGGCGCGAACCACCGAGGTTCCCCGGCGGGCGTTCTGACCGCCGCGCCGGGTTCGCTGACGAACGACTTCTTCACCGCCCTGCTGGACATGGGGACCGAATGGCTGCCGCGAGCGGGCGGAAACGTCTGGACCGCGGGATACGAAGGCCGTGACCGGCGGACCGGCGAGCTCAAGTGGACCGCGAGCCGCGTCGACCTCCTCTTCGGCGCGAACTCCGAGCTGAGGGCGATCGCCGAGGTCTACGCGAGCGAGGACGCCGGCGGGAAGTTCGTGCGGGACTTCGTGTCCGCGTGGGTGAAGGTCATGGAACTCGACCGATTCGACCTGCGCTGA
- a CDS encoding MSMEG_3727 family PQQ-associated protein has protein sequence MTTTEDREDLLSELSGQNKATIGAVLGTGSIGKATERADGVMEATIRIPEDAMQWDPGILILPHGGILELTIINDDKNTHACLLPSNGDRQFIGLLNHSKGRATLELDGPGCYWYGSPAGNDEGRGLTGAIVVSGEVPPEAKLDRPAQPRP, from the coding sequence ATGACGACTACCGAGGATCGAGAAGATCTCCTTTCGGAGCTCAGCGGACAGAACAAGGCAACCATCGGTGCCGTGCTCGGCACCGGCTCGATCGGCAAGGCGACCGAGCGCGCCGACGGCGTGATGGAAGCGACCATCCGAATTCCGGAGGACGCGATGCAGTGGGATCCGGGGATCCTGATCCTGCCACATGGCGGCATCCTCGAGCTGACGATCATCAACGACGACAAGAACACCCACGCCTGCCTGCTGCCCAGCAACGGCGACCGGCAGTTCATCGGCCTGCTGAACCACTCGAAGGGCCGGGCGACGCTCGAACTGGACGGCCCCGGCTGCTACTGGTACGGCTCGCCCGCCGGCAACGACGAGGGCCGCGGCCTGACCGGCGCCATCGTCGTGAGCGGTGAAGTGCCGCCGGAGGCCAAACTCGACCGACCCGCCCAGCCGCGGCCGTAG
- a CDS encoding PQQ-dependent dehydrogenase, methanol/ethanol family: MTIEYVDAGEAFDHAKLSNMPHSAPDVTRGINYERILQARSESHNWITYYGDYDGKRHSLLDQINADNVKNLKVAWIHQASATGVIASTSTYAFEASPLVVDGVMFVTGWDGWLWALDARTGEQLWRYKHAVPVDVTLCCANVNRGCAVANGKVYMVTQNAQLVALDATTGRKVWQKTIGDVRAGESASIAPLVIKDTLITGSAGGEYGVRGHIDCWDLETGEQRWRTYTVPKPGEPGSETWPADGEAWQRGGANHWVTGTFDPELNLYYAGTGNPAPDFDGEVREGDNLYTDSVVALDVDTGEIKWHYQFTPHDLWDYDSTMEMTLFERDGKKLLAHFDKNGYMFVIDRTNGELQHATPFVDRIDWGTISRDGKFVARKYPDKEGEPCHFFPGPAGAKEWTHASYNPNHDLFYVPVADVGATATRRRREFKEGMPYWGAAVEVDVDNMAGSVSAFDSHGEEKWRYRLDMPMAASTLSTAGNVVFAGTPTGEFMALHAETGEKLWSFQCGSGHHSSPSTWSLDGKQYISVPVGWGGWLEGIIPGMSGQGHGAALITFSL, from the coding sequence ATGACCATCGAATACGTCGATGCCGGCGAGGCCTTCGACCACGCCAAGCTTTCCAATATGCCGCACAGCGCCCCGGATGTGACCAGGGGCATCAACTACGAGCGCATCCTCCAGGCGCGCAGCGAGTCGCACAACTGGATCACCTACTACGGCGACTACGACGGCAAGCGGCACAGCCTGCTCGACCAGATCAACGCCGACAACGTCAAGAACCTGAAGGTCGCCTGGATCCACCAGGCGAGCGCGACCGGCGTCATCGCCTCCACTTCGACCTACGCGTTCGAGGCCAGCCCGCTGGTCGTCGACGGCGTGATGTTCGTGACCGGCTGGGACGGCTGGCTCTGGGCGCTCGACGCGCGGACCGGCGAGCAGCTGTGGCGCTACAAGCACGCGGTCCCGGTGGACGTGACGCTGTGCTGTGCCAACGTCAACCGCGGCTGCGCGGTGGCGAACGGCAAGGTCTACATGGTGACCCAGAACGCGCAGCTGGTGGCTCTCGACGCCACCACCGGGCGGAAGGTCTGGCAGAAGACGATCGGCGACGTGCGCGCGGGTGAAAGCGCTTCGATCGCTCCGCTGGTCATCAAGGACACGCTCATCACCGGTTCCGCCGGCGGCGAGTACGGCGTCCGCGGCCACATCGACTGCTGGGACCTCGAGACCGGCGAGCAGCGCTGGCGCACCTACACCGTGCCGAAGCCGGGTGAGCCCGGCTCGGAGACCTGGCCCGCCGACGGCGAGGCCTGGCAGCGCGGCGGTGCGAACCACTGGGTCACCGGCACCTTCGACCCGGAGCTGAACCTGTACTACGCGGGCACCGGCAACCCGGCGCCTGACTTCGACGGCGAGGTCCGGGAAGGGGACAACCTCTACACCGACAGCGTGGTCGCGCTGGACGTCGACACGGGCGAGATCAAGTGGCACTACCAGTTCACGCCGCACGACCTGTGGGACTACGACTCCACGATGGAGATGACCCTGTTCGAGCGGGACGGCAAGAAGCTGCTGGCCCACTTCGACAAGAACGGGTACATGTTCGTCATCGACCGCACCAACGGCGAGCTGCAGCACGCGACGCCGTTCGTGGACCGGATCGACTGGGGGACCATCTCCCGCGACGGCAAGTTCGTGGCGCGGAAGTACCCGGACAAGGAGGGCGAGCCCTGCCACTTCTTCCCCGGCCCGGCCGGTGCGAAGGAATGGACGCACGCGTCGTACAACCCGAACCACGACCTGTTCTACGTTCCGGTCGCCGACGTGGGCGCCACCGCCACCCGGCGCCGTCGCGAGTTCAAGGAGGGCATGCCCTACTGGGGCGCGGCGGTCGAGGTCGACGTCGACAACATGGCCGGGTCGGTCAGCGCGTTCGACTCCCACGGTGAGGAGAAGTGGCGCTACCGGCTCGACATGCCGATGGCCGCCTCGACCCTGAGCACCGCGGGCAACGTGGTGTTCGCCGGCACCCCCACGGGCGAGTTCATGGCGCTGCACGCCGAGACCGGCGAGAAGCTCTGGAGCTTCCAGTGCGGCAGCGGGCACCACAGCAGCCCGTCGACCTGGTCCCTCGACGGCAAGCAGTACATCTCGGTGCCGGTCGGCTGGGGTGGCTGGCTGGAGGGCATCATCCCCGGCATGTCCGGTCAGGGCCACGGCGCCGCACTGATCACTTTCTCGCTGTGA
- a CDS encoding recombination activating protein 1, which yields MDQSSTPLTEPRAERLSCWHCGEDYGPDERARHTEPVQCGPCIVCAGKPACCSCRLMYCVCEVHRYRG from the coding sequence ATGGACCAGTCGTCGACGCCACTGACGGAACCGCGAGCCGAGCGCCTGTCCTGCTGGCATTGCGGGGAGGACTACGGGCCGGACGAGCGCGCCCGTCACACCGAGCCGGTGCAGTGCGGGCCGTGCATCGTGTGCGCGGGCAAGCCGGCGTGTTGCAGCTGCCGCCTGATGTACTGCGTGTGCGAGGTGCACCGGTACCGGGGCTGA
- a CDS encoding DNA-binding protein: MAEVRRLDAASRSRGEATVYQAWERFVRGEDDLRGVRPEVAISWQRCRDQFRVDPHLTEAPIAVAEVCHALEHDVVIAELGFRAASLAHEVNTHGGIVTITDAGGRVLAQWGDHATSNVASAANLAPWFCWSEGATGTNGMGTALLSYAPVVVRGAEHWCQAFHEWNCAGVAIRDVVTRESVAVLNISCWRSDLPGAAGAWLSNAATMTQRILRRRAKGDGTELMAAFNQARSRSSAALAAVDPSGRVVLADDTASVLLGIPGSTPAPDPAVRWKPELPEFIQAAVYAAKQATRNRDWLGSTQIFTRLANEPMPISFRPVFRSGHLLGNLVTFGLAEGVPLPRPGEDSPLRTPPHRMVATRENRMILLRLPEVSFAQSDGNDVWLTTDQGRLRSASPGLDKLETELGDAGFLRVHRQYVVNLSRIREVERRFKGELLLVMDDQAQTMVPVSRRNTPAVRRALAI; encoded by the coding sequence ATGGCGGAAGTACGCCGGCTCGACGCGGCATCGCGCAGCCGTGGCGAAGCGACGGTGTACCAGGCCTGGGAACGGTTCGTGCGGGGCGAAGACGACCTGCGCGGCGTGCGGCCCGAGGTCGCGATCTCCTGGCAGCGCTGCCGGGACCAGTTCCGGGTCGACCCCCATCTCACCGAGGCCCCGATCGCCGTCGCCGAGGTCTGCCACGCGCTGGAGCACGACGTCGTCATCGCCGAGCTCGGCTTCCGCGCCGCCTCGCTGGCGCACGAAGTCAACACCCACGGCGGCATCGTGACCATCACCGACGCCGGCGGCCGGGTCCTGGCCCAATGGGGAGACCACGCGACCAGCAACGTCGCCTCCGCGGCCAACCTGGCGCCGTGGTTCTGCTGGTCCGAGGGCGCCACCGGGACGAACGGCATGGGCACCGCGCTGTTGTCCTACGCCCCGGTGGTGGTCCGCGGCGCCGAGCACTGGTGCCAGGCCTTCCACGAGTGGAACTGCGCCGGTGTCGCGATCCGGGACGTGGTGACCAGGGAATCGGTCGCGGTGCTCAACATCTCGTGCTGGCGCAGCGATCTCCCCGGCGCCGCGGGGGCCTGGCTCAGCAACGCGGCCACGATGACGCAGCGCATCCTGCGACGGCGCGCCAAGGGCGACGGCACCGAGCTGATGGCCGCGTTCAACCAGGCCAGGTCGCGCTCGAGCGCCGCGTTGGCGGCAGTGGACCCCTCGGGCCGGGTGGTGCTCGCCGACGACACCGCGAGCGTGCTGCTGGGCATCCCGGGCTCCACGCCGGCGCCCGACCCCGCGGTGCGGTGGAAGCCGGAACTGCCGGAATTCATCCAGGCCGCCGTTTACGCCGCGAAGCAGGCGACGCGCAATCGCGACTGGCTCGGCTCGACGCAGATTTTCACCCGGCTCGCCAACGAACCGATGCCGATCAGCTTCCGGCCGGTGTTCCGGTCCGGGCACCTGCTCGGCAATCTGGTCACCTTCGGCCTGGCCGAAGGGGTTCCGCTGCCCCGCCCGGGCGAGGACAGCCCGCTGCGCACCCCGCCGCACCGGATGGTCGCGACGCGCGAGAACCGGATGATATTGCTGCGGCTGCCGGAAGTCTCGTTCGCGCAGTCGGACGGCAACGACGTGTGGCTCACGACCGACCAGGGCCGGCTGCGCTCCGCCTCGCCCGGGCTCGACAAGCTCGAAACCGAGCTCGGCGACGCCGGCTTCCTGCGGGTGCACCGCCAGTACGTGGTCAACCTCAGCCGCATCCGCGAGGTCGAGCGCCGGTTCAAGGGCGAGCTGCTGCTCGTCATGGACGACCAGGCGCAGACCATGGTGCCGGTGTCCCGGCGGAATACCCCGGCGGTGCGCCGAGCGCTGGCGATCTGA
- a CDS encoding DNA-binding protein — MTLSVPPLAIAPSEPGSRGIAAKGSRETASSAREVARAWESFAAGEDVETGVRPEILASWYRCRDRYEVDRTLDVAPGARGNDVQRLDNGVIFTTLGGLGALAGQEVERDGAVVTVADGDGRVLGAWGDPSAQRRAELYNLAPWSSWSEECTGTNGMGTSLELSGPVTVTGPEHWCEAFHRWSCAGISVRDVVTGAPVASINISRWNAALSELVPGWLSQAAACVEQEIYRRAIYEADKVISEFNRKCGQVAEPFMAMDRGGNVIAANDEAVSLLGLTPESSIAMGATEPAKRWTPDISGLPEVMRWAKERAQGPARWSGYACLPVSPGEDATPVTLRPVVDSNHVVGMLCLFGVQEGEPYEEHVEASVGPLPRRIVGLRNDRLVLLAPSEIRYAEADRNIVWLNTERGRIQAATRGLDNIERSLLSCGFSRVHRRFLVNLRRVAELERGIKGELFLIMDPRSHDSVPVSRRQAPELRRMLGI, encoded by the coding sequence ATGACCCTGAGCGTGCCGCCATTGGCGATCGCACCGAGTGAGCCCGGCAGCCGCGGCATCGCTGCGAAAGGCTCCCGGGAGACAGCCTCGTCCGCGAGAGAAGTAGCTCGTGCCTGGGAGAGCTTTGCCGCGGGCGAGGACGTCGAAACGGGCGTCCGGCCGGAGATCCTGGCGTCGTGGTACCGGTGCCGGGATCGCTACGAGGTGGACCGGACGCTGGACGTCGCGCCGGGGGCCCGGGGCAACGACGTCCAGCGGCTCGACAACGGTGTCATCTTCACTACGCTCGGTGGCCTCGGGGCGCTGGCCGGCCAGGAAGTGGAACGCGACGGCGCCGTGGTCACCGTCGCGGACGGTGACGGGCGGGTCCTCGGCGCGTGGGGCGATCCCAGCGCGCAGCGGCGGGCCGAGCTGTACAACCTCGCCCCGTGGTCGTCCTGGTCGGAGGAGTGCACCGGCACGAACGGGATGGGCACCTCGCTCGAGCTGTCCGGGCCGGTGACCGTGACCGGGCCGGAGCACTGGTGCGAAGCGTTCCACCGGTGGTCCTGCGCGGGCATTTCGGTGCGCGACGTGGTGACCGGGGCGCCGGTCGCGTCGATCAACATTTCGCGGTGGAACGCGGCGCTGTCCGAACTCGTGCCGGGGTGGCTGTCGCAGGCGGCCGCCTGCGTCGAGCAGGAAATCTACCGGCGCGCCATCTACGAAGCCGACAAGGTCATCTCCGAGTTCAACCGGAAATGCGGGCAGGTCGCCGAGCCGTTCATGGCGATGGACCGGGGCGGGAATGTGATCGCGGCGAACGACGAGGCCGTGTCGCTGCTCGGCCTGACGCCGGAGAGCTCCATCGCGATGGGCGCGACAGAACCGGCGAAGCGGTGGACTCCGGACATTTCCGGACTTCCCGAGGTTATGCGGTGGGCCAAGGAGCGGGCGCAGGGGCCGGCCCGGTGGAGCGGCTACGCGTGCCTGCCGGTGAGCCCGGGGGAGGACGCCACTCCGGTGACGCTGCGTCCCGTCGTCGACTCGAACCACGTGGTGGGCATGCTGTGCCTGTTCGGCGTGCAGGAAGGCGAGCCGTACGAGGAGCACGTGGAGGCCTCGGTGGGCCCGCTGCCGCGGCGCATCGTCGGGCTTCGCAACGACCGGCTGGTGCTGCTCGCCCCGTCCGAGATCCGCTACGCCGAGGCCGACCGGAACATCGTGTGGCTGAACACCGAACGCGGACGGATCCAGGCCGCGACCCGCGGACTGGACAACATCGAGCGGTCGCTGCTGTCGTGCGGGTTCAGCCGGGTGCACCGGCGCTTCCTGGTGAACCTCCGCCGGGTGGCCGAGCTGGAACGGGGCATCAAGGGTGAGCTGTTCCTGATCATGGACCCGCGGTCGCATGATTCGGTTCCCGTTTCGCGGCGGCAGGCTCCCGAGCTGCGCAGGATGCTCGGCATCTGA
- the rpe gene encoding ribulose-phosphate 3-epimerase, with amino-acid sequence MIAPSILSADFARLADEVAAVEGPPGRGADWLHVDVMDAHFVPNLTLGLPVVRSLLATTHIPLDCHLMIEDPDRWAIGYAEAGSYNVTVHVEAANDPVMLAKNLHAAGAKAGLAIKPNTSLDPYVDVLKHYDTLLVMSVEPGFGGQTFIAEVLDKVRAARRLVDTGHLNLVVEIDGGINAETIEQAAEAGVDCFVAGSAVYAAEDPARAVEGLRRQVEALSAHQER; translated from the coding sequence TTGATCGCCCCGTCCATCCTCTCCGCCGACTTCGCCCGGCTGGCCGACGAAGTGGCGGCCGTGGAAGGACCGCCGGGCCGGGGAGCGGATTGGCTGCACGTGGACGTCATGGACGCGCATTTCGTGCCGAATCTGACCCTGGGCCTTCCGGTGGTGCGGTCGCTGCTGGCGACCACGCACATCCCGCTCGACTGCCACCTGATGATCGAGGACCCGGACCGCTGGGCGATCGGCTACGCGGAAGCGGGTTCCTACAACGTCACGGTGCACGTCGAGGCCGCGAACGATCCGGTCATGCTCGCGAAGAACCTGCACGCCGCGGGCGCGAAGGCCGGACTGGCGATCAAGCCGAACACGTCGCTGGATCCGTACGTCGACGTGCTCAAGCACTACGACACGTTGCTGGTGATGTCGGTGGAACCCGGTTTCGGCGGCCAGACGTTCATCGCCGAAGTACTGGACAAGGTGCGCGCGGCCCGGCGGCTGGTCGACACCGGCCATCTGAACCTGGTGGTGGAGATCGACGGTGGCATCAACGCCGAAACGATCGAACAGGCAGCCGAGGCCGGCGTCGACTGTTTCGTGGCCGGCTCGGCCGTCTACGCGGCCGAAGACCCGGCCCGTGCCGTGGAAGGGCTGCGCCGGCAGGTGGAAGCCCTGTCCGCGCACCAGGAACGCTGA
- the hxlA gene encoding 3-hexulose-6-phosphate synthase yields MRLQVALDVVDLGSALGLAREVAEFVDILELGTPLVKAAGMGAVSAVKAAHPDKLVFVDLKTADAGELEAGLAFEAGADLVTVMGVADDDTVRGAVAAGRKYGKEVVADMIAVTEGRVARIREVAKLGVSFVEIHAGLDEQARPGYSIDTLLADGREAGVAFSIAGGVKAATIGAVRDAGATVAVVGGGIYNAPDPAAAARELRKLAA; encoded by the coding sequence ATGCGGTTGCAGGTGGCGTTGGATGTGGTGGATTTGGGTTCGGCGTTGGGGTTGGCGCGTGAGGTGGCGGAGTTTGTGGATATTTTGGAGTTGGGGACGCCGTTGGTGAAGGCGGCGGGGATGGGTGCGGTGTCGGCGGTGAAGGCGGCGCATCCGGACAAGTTGGTGTTTGTGGATTTGAAGACGGCGGATGCGGGTGAGTTGGAGGCGGGGTTGGCGTTTGAGGCGGGGGCGGATTTGGTGACGGTGATGGGGGTGGCTGATGACGACACGGTGCGGGGTGCGGTGGCGGCGGGGCGTAAGTACGGCAAGGAGGTGGTCGCGGACATGATCGCGGTGACCGAGGGTCGGGTGGCGCGGATCCGGGAGGTGGCGAAGCTGGGGGTGTCGTTCGTGGAGATTCATGCGGGTCTGGATGAGCAGGCTCGTCCGGGGTACAGCATTGACACTTTGCTGGCGGATGGGCGGGAGGCGGGGGTGGCGTTCTCGATCGCGGGTGGGGTGAAGGCCGCGACGATCGGCGCGGTGCGGGATGCGGGCGCGACGGTCGCGGTGGTCGGTGGCGGTATCTACAACGCCCCCGACCCCGCCGCCGCCGCCAGGGAACTCAGGAAACTCGCCGCCTGA